Proteins encoded together in one Variovorax paradoxus EPS window:
- a CDS encoding HPr family phosphocarrier protein: MIKKSVTISNKLGLHARASAKLTKLAGSYPCEVWLSRGDRRINAKSIMGVMMLAAGLGSTVELETNGQQEEEAMNAIVQLMDDKFGEGE; this comes from the coding sequence GTGATCAAGAAATCCGTGACCATCAGCAATAAGCTGGGCCTGCACGCACGCGCATCGGCCAAGCTGACCAAACTCGCAGGCAGCTACCCCTGCGAAGTGTGGCTCTCGCGCGGCGACCGCCGCATCAATGCCAAGAGCATCATGGGCGTCATGATGCTGGCCGCCGGCCTCGGCTCCACCGTCGAGCTAGAGACCAACGGTCAGCAGGAAGAAGAAGCGATGAACGCCATCGTCCAGCTCATGGACGACAAGTTCGGCGAAGGCGAATGA
- the ptsP gene encoding phosphoenolpyruvate--protein phosphotransferase produces MTFAVHGLPVARGIAIGRAVLVVSSRIDVAHYFIKPAEIETEIDRVRTARNAVADELAKLQTSVAQMGPNDAPHELAALLEVHQMLLQDEALTGGVKHWITDRLYNAEWALTTQLEIIARQFDEMEDEYLRERKADLEQVVERLLHRMKGTAAVLAPSPPRRKRAATHDDDDDPTAGDGIDVPLVLIAHDLSPADMLQFKKSVFAGFVTDVGGRTSHTAIVARSMDIPAIVGARTASQLVRQDDWVIIDGDAGVMIIDPSPIILAEYGFKQRQGDLERGRLARLRHKPAVTLDGQRVELLANIEMPEDTAGAVKAGAVGVGLFRSEFLFMGRESSARQTRLPDEEEQYQAYKRAVEGMQGMPVTIRTIDVGADKQLENKSGSKQEHLNPALGLRAIRWSLADPAMFLTQLRAILRAAAHGEIHLLIPMLAHASEIRQTLSLIDFARTELNNRGAVHGPVKLGAMIEIPAAALTLKTFLKHFDFLSIGTNDLIQYTLAIDRADESVAHLYDPAHPAVLKLVADTIAECRRQGKGVAVCGEMAGDVAFTRLLLGLGLRSFSMHPSRILAVKQEVLRADTSKLEPWARGVLESDDPSAALTG; encoded by the coding sequence ATGACTTTCGCAGTCCACGGCCTCCCTGTCGCCCGTGGCATTGCCATCGGCCGCGCGGTGCTGGTGGTGTCCAGCCGCATCGACGTCGCCCACTACTTCATCAAGCCCGCGGAAATCGAGACCGAGATCGACCGCGTGCGCACCGCGCGCAACGCCGTCGCCGACGAGCTCGCCAAGCTGCAGACCAGCGTCGCGCAGATGGGCCCGAACGATGCGCCGCACGAGCTCGCCGCGCTACTCGAGGTGCACCAGATGCTGCTGCAAGACGAAGCCCTTACCGGCGGCGTCAAGCACTGGATCACCGACCGGCTCTACAACGCCGAATGGGCGCTGACCACGCAGCTGGAAATCATCGCGCGCCAGTTCGACGAGATGGAGGACGAGTACCTGCGCGAGCGCAAGGCCGACCTCGAGCAGGTGGTCGAGCGCCTCTTGCACCGCATGAAGGGCACGGCCGCAGTGCTCGCGCCGAGTCCGCCGCGCCGCAAGCGCGCCGCGACGCACGACGATGACGACGATCCCACCGCGGGCGACGGCATCGACGTGCCGCTGGTGCTGATCGCGCACGACCTCTCGCCGGCCGACATGCTCCAGTTCAAGAAGAGCGTGTTCGCGGGCTTCGTGACCGACGTGGGCGGGCGCACCTCGCACACCGCCATCGTCGCGCGCAGCATGGACATTCCGGCCATCGTCGGCGCGCGCACCGCGAGCCAGTTGGTGCGCCAGGACGACTGGGTCATCATCGACGGCGATGCCGGCGTGATGATCATCGACCCCTCGCCGATCATCCTGGCCGAGTACGGTTTCAAGCAGCGCCAGGGCGACCTCGAACGTGGCCGGCTCGCGCGGCTGCGCCACAAGCCCGCCGTCACGCTCGATGGCCAGCGCGTCGAACTTCTCGCCAACATCGAGATGCCCGAAGACACCGCGGGCGCCGTCAAGGCCGGTGCCGTGGGCGTGGGTCTTTTTCGCAGCGAGTTCCTCTTCATGGGCCGCGAATCGTCGGCGCGCCAGACGCGCCTGCCCGACGAGGAAGAGCAGTACCAGGCCTACAAGCGCGCGGTCGAGGGCATGCAGGGCATGCCGGTCACGATCCGCACCATCGACGTGGGCGCCGACAAGCAGCTGGAGAACAAGTCCGGCAGCAAGCAGGAGCACCTGAATCCCGCGCTCGGCCTGCGCGCCATTCGCTGGAGCCTGGCCGATCCTGCGATGTTTCTCACGCAGTTACGCGCGATCCTGCGTGCTGCGGCGCACGGCGAAATCCACCTGCTGATTCCGATGCTCGCGCACGCGAGCGAGATCCGCCAGACGCTCTCGCTGATCGACTTTGCACGCACCGAACTGAACAACCGCGGCGCCGTGCATGGCCCCGTGAAACTCGGCGCCATGATCGAAATCCCGGCCGCCGCGCTCACGCTCAAGACTTTTCTCAAGCACTTCGATTTCCTGTCGATCGGCACCAACGACCTGATCCAGTACACGCTGGCGATCGACCGTGCCGACGAGTCGGTCGCGCATCTCTACGACCCCGCGCACCCCGCGGTGCTGAAGCTGGTGGCCGACACCATTGCCGAGTGCCGCCGCCAGGGCAAGGGCGTGGCCGTGTGCGGCGAAATGGCGGGTGACGTGGCTTTCACCCGCTTGTTGCTCGGCTTGGGCCTGCGCAGCTTCTCGATGCACCCATCGCGCATCCTCGCCGTGAAGCAGGAGGTGCTGCGCGCGGACACCAGCAAGCTTGAGCCGTGGGCTCGCGGCGTGCTCGAGTCCGACGACCCCTCGGCTGCGCTCACGGGCTGA
- a CDS encoding PTS sugar transporter subunit IIA — MNSILIIAHSPFAQALRQCALHVFPDCEQAVVALDVLPNVSPEETLAAARITLQQQLHAPRSQVLVLADVFGATPCNVAQKLVDGVQSRLVAGVNLPMLLRAVTYRHEPLDTLVQRAIAGGTAGVMQVAVAAPQNQAKRKHSDQEIRDHQQ; from the coding sequence ATGAACAGCATCCTCATCATTGCCCACTCACCGTTCGCGCAGGCGCTGCGGCAGTGCGCGCTGCATGTGTTTCCCGACTGCGAGCAGGCCGTCGTCGCGCTCGACGTGCTGCCCAATGTGTCGCCCGAGGAAACGTTGGCCGCCGCCCGCATCACGCTCCAGCAGCAGCTGCATGCCCCGCGCTCGCAGGTGCTGGTGCTGGCCGATGTGTTCGGCGCCACGCCCTGCAACGTGGCGCAGAAGCTGGTGGACGGCGTCCAGTCGCGGCTGGTGGCGGGTGTCAACCTGCCGATGCTGCTGCGCGCCGTGACCTACCGCCACGAACCGCTCGACACGCTGGTGCAGCGCGCCATCGCGGGTGGCACCGCGGGTGTGATGCAGGTGGCGGTGGCGGCTCCCCAGAACCAGGCAAAAAGAAAGCACAGTGATCAAGAAATCCGTGACCATCAGCAATAA